The following coding sequences lie in one Sedimentibacter sp. MB35-C1 genomic window:
- the cdaA gene encoding diadenylate cyclase CdaA translates to MEYIKLIFSNIGFNSIVDIGLVYYVLYHGYMLIRDMRAKQLVKGIVLLVALIPISELFDLYMVKYILEHTFQVGVIALVVVFQPEIRKALEYIGRTSFTLSALEKNAQTSEQVIKEIVSATSSLARQKIGALIIFEQKIGLNDIVESGTRLNATISSGLLINIFIPNTPLHDGAVIIKDYTIRAAGCFLPLTENNLLSKDIGTRHRAAIGMTEKSDSIALIVSEETGYISYAVEGRLYRNIQIEELEYLLSGIYVDNDKVNIIDKWRNRNENKKR, encoded by the coding sequence TTGTATCATGGATATATGTTGATACGTGATATGAGAGCAAAACAGCTGGTTAAGGGAATTGTACTTTTAGTTGCTCTGATTCCTATATCGGAACTATTCGATCTTTACATGGTCAAGTATATATTGGAGCATACATTTCAGGTTGGAGTAATAGCACTGGTCGTTGTGTTCCAGCCGGAGATTAGAAAGGCGTTGGAATATATAGGGAGAACATCATTTACACTTTCGGCTTTAGAAAAAAATGCTCAGACGTCAGAACAGGTTATAAAAGAAATAGTATCTGCCACATCTTCACTGGCCAGACAAAAAATAGGGGCTCTCATAATTTTTGAACAGAAGATAGGGCTTAACGACATAGTAGAAAGCGGAACAAGGCTTAATGCAACTATATCAAGCGGATTGTTAATTAATATATTTATACCTAATACTCCTCTTCATGACGGTGCTGTAATTATAAAGGATTATACTATACGAGCCGCAGGATGTTTTTTGCCGCTTACAGAAAATAATCTTCTTTCAAAAGATATAGGAACCAGGCACAGAGCTGCTATAGGAATGACGGAAAAATCTGACTCCATAGCCTTGATAGTGTCTGAGGAAACAGGTTATATTTCCTACGCTGTGGAAGGAAGACTGTATAGAAATATTCAAATTGAAGAATTAGAATACCTTTTATCAGGCATTTATGTGGACAATGATAAAGTAAATATTATTGATAAATGGAGAAACAGAAATGAAAATAAAAAACGATAA